From Gouania willdenowi chromosome 18, fGouWil2.1, whole genome shotgun sequence, one genomic window encodes:
- the LOC114480548 gene encoding E3 ubiquitin-protein ligase TRIM39-like produces MSVFSRVSRQLLPGMASAGNLSEEQVHCSICLDVFTNPVSIPCGHNFCQSCILGYGKTSPLYQCPMCKKSFYKRPDISVNTVLREIAEQFKEIRMKSAEEVLCDVCLGDGRPPAVKSCLVCLTSYCEEHLKSHAARFTKHKLMEPVANMEDRMCPKHERLLELFCKKDQICVCVLCTETDHRAHYTVPVEREWMEKKALLKRTGIDVHQMIQDRVTKVEEIKKSLELNKASAKREVEESTQVFQELVHAIQRTQAELVLVIEEKQNETSRRAEGLISELELEIAELRKRNADLENVARADHIHFLKSYPSLSTSPSVKDWTDVSVPTDTCVGMIRRSVSKLEEILNEMIDKLSENELKKIAKHTVDVTLDPDSANPWLQLSQDRHQVRHLGAWQDLPDHPDRFDTVVIVLGREGFTSGRHYWEVQVGEKDDWYVGVARASVNRKGRISVSATQGYWALAMKKGQGYRVSTSPPLLLSLEPKPKRVGVYVDFEEGHLSFYDVKARTHIYTFEDTFTEKILPFFYLYCCDKASDTMVICPVNEKSVIKQS; encoded by the exons ATGTCAGTGTTCAGCAGAGTGTCGAGGCAGCTGCTCCCTG GAATGGCCTCGGCTGGGAACCTCTCCGAAGAGCAGGTTCACTGCTCCATCTGCCTGGACGTCTTCACCAACCCCGTGTCCATTCCCTGCGGACACAACTTCTGCCAGAGCTGCATCCTGGGCTATGGGAAAACCAGCCCTCTGTACCAGTGTCCCATGTGCAAGAAGTCCTTCTACAAACGACCAGACATCAGCGTCAACACCGTGCTGAGGGAGATCGCCGAGCAGTTCAAGGAGATCAGGATGAAAAGTGCAGAG GAAGTTCTCTGCGATGTGTGCTTGGGCGACGGCCGGCCTCCGGCAGTCAAATCCTGTCTGGTGTGTCTGACCTCGTACTGCGAGGAGCACCTGAAGTCGCACGCCGCCCGTTTCACCAAGCACAAGCTGATGGAGCCAGTGGCCAACATGGAGGACCGCATGTGCCCCAAGCACGAGAGGCTGCTGGAGCTCTTCTGCAAAAAAGATCAGATCTGCGTGTGTGTCCTTTGCACCGAGACCGACCATCGGGCGCACTACACCGTCCCGGTGGAGAGAGAGTGGATGGAGAAGAAG GCATTGCTGAAGCGGACCGGCATAGATGTCCATCAAATGATCCAGGACAGAGTGACCAAGGTGGAGGAGATCAAAAAGTCCCTGGAGCTGAACAAG GCCAGTGCTAAAAGAGAGGTGGAGGAGAGCACGCAGGTCTTCCAGGAGTTGGTTCATGCCATCCAGAGGACGCAAGCCGAGCTGGTTCTGGTCATTGAGGAGAAGCAGAATGAAACGTCGAGGAGGGCTGAAGGTCTGATCTCTGAGCTGGAGCTGGAGATCGCAGAGCTGAGGAAGAGGAACGCAGACCTGGAGAATGTAGCCCGGGCCGACCACATCCACTTCTTGAAG AGCTACCCGTCCCTCAGCACCTCTCCATCAGTCAAAGACTGGACAGACGTCAGCGTTCCCACAGACACGTGTGTCGGGATGATCAGGAGATCTGTGTCCAAACTGGAGgaaattttgaatgaaatgattGACAAACTTTCGGAAAATG AGCTGAAGAAGATTGCAAAGCACACAG TGGACGTGACCCTGGACCCTGACTCAGCCAACCCGTGGCTGCAGCTGTCTCAGGACAGGCATCAGGTGAGACACCTCGGGGCCTGGCAGGACCTCCCCGACCACCCGGACCGCTTCGACACGGTGGTCATTGTTCTGGGCCGAGAGGGCTTCACCTCAGGCAGACACTACTGGGAGGTACAGGTGGGGGAGAAAGATGACTGGTATGTGGGTGTGGCCCGGGCCTCTGTCAACAGGAAGGGCCGGATCTCGGTCAGTGCCACCCAGGGCTACTGGGCTCTGGCCATGAAGAAAGGCCAAGGCTACCGGGTGTCCACGTCCCCACCGTTACTGCTCTCCCTCGAGCCAAAGCCCAAGAGGGTCGGGGTGTACGTTGACTTTGAAGAGGGCCACTTGTCATTTTATGACGTGAAAGCTCGGACCCATATTTACACGTTTGAGGACACCTTCACTGAGAAGATCCTGCCCTTTTTCTACCTGTACTGCTGCGACAAAGCCTCGGACACTATGGTGATCTGCCCCGTCAATGAGAAAAGTGTCATCAAGCAAAGCTAA
- the LOC114480544 gene encoding E3 ubiquitin-protein ligase TRIM47-like, giving the protein MAEMSGVISVSQNLNQMFKLPCGHKFCKTCQEKNSSDRCQICHNRFKRPLPGASNDTAIAEKSHQKKNKMKKEEEEECSPVQVRCHMCLDQNAMASKSCLVCVTSFCEAHLVRHRAVANLRRHRLIDPVEDLGQPTRVLGFFCKDDKMFACQRCKETIHKDHETVPVEEEEEAAAAAAEDGSVE; this is encoded by the coding sequence ATGGCAGAGATGAGCGGCGTCATTTCTGTCTCTCAGAATCTCAACCAAATGTTCAAACTACCCTGTGGCCACAAGTTCTGCAAAACTTGCCAGGAGAAGAACTCGTCCGACCGTTGCCAGATCTGTCATAACAGATTCAAAAGGCCGCTGCCTGGTGCCTCCAATGACACCGCCATCGCTGAGAAATCCCACCAAAAGAAGAACAAgatgaagaaagaagaagaagaagagtgttCCCCGGTGCAAGTGCGATGCCACATGTGCCTCGACCAGAACGCGATGGCCTCCAAGTCGTGCCTGGTGTGCGTGACTTCGTTCTGTGAGGCTCACTTGGTGCGTCACCGCGCGGTGGCCAACCTGAGGCGACACCGTCTGATTGACCCCGTGGAGGACCTCGGGCAGCCCACCAGGGTCCTTGGCTTTTTCTGCAAGGATGATAAGATGTTTGCCTGTCAACGGTGCAAAGAGACGATCCACAAAGACCACGAAACTGTGCccgtagaagaagaagaagaagcagcagcagcagcagctgaggatGGTAGTGTTGAATAG